One genomic region from Electrophorus electricus isolate fEleEle1 chromosome 25, fEleEle1.pri, whole genome shotgun sequence encodes:
- the zic5 gene encoding zinc finger protein ZIC 5, protein MEPPLSKRNSAIRLADLAATQPLPHQNMTGFPGIGGHHPHSHHAHLHPGEMGNDPGVALTPLGPEHMAQTNALKLSPSQHIQSHPEAQTAASFTSSQTTVGFPVAHPHSGYATSRDFILRRELSASAMHALGDQHSSASSPHHHGMFISPTGAYGHTEGGAHPLFGGLHDQAAPGAHHHALNGQMRLGLPGDIYGRPEHFGHRPEHYGPSSLHSYNSMNLNVNITSAPHGATGAFLRYMRQPIKQELICKWIDQEQTSKKPCSKTFSTMHELVNHVTVEHVGGPEQSHHVCFWEECPREGKAFKAKYKLINHIRVHTGEKPFPCPFPGCGKVFARSENLKIHKRTHTGEKPFKCEFDGCDRKFANSSDRKKHSHVHTSDKPYYCKVRGCDKSYTHPSSLRKHMKVHCKSPPPPPSNSGAAYHSSSASLGDTLSPTSESHRNRSTNLSPQVTNLNEWYVCQGSAVPNNLHTPSSDVPTSESDDEDSFRHSDPRTML, encoded by the exons ATGGAGCCCCCTTTGAGCAAGAGGAATTCGGCGATAAGATTAGCGGATTTGGCAGCGACTCAACCCCTTCCTCATCAGAATATGACAGGCTTCCCAGGGATAGGGGGGCATCACCCTCACTCCCACCATGCCCACCTCCACCCTGGGGAGATGGGCAACGACCCCGGAGTGGCTCTCACTCCACTCGGACCCGAGCACATGGCACAGACAAATGCTCTCAAACTTAGTCCATCTCAGCACATTCAAAGCCACCCCGAAGCCCAGACCGCGGCATCTTTCACTTCTTCTCAGACCACAGTTGGTTTCCCCGTGGCTCACCCCCACTCAGGCTACGCAACCAGCAGGGACTTTATCCTCAGGAGAGAGCTCTCAGCCTCTGCTATGCATGCACTTGGCGACCAGCATAGTTCCGCCTCCTCCCCTCATCACCATGGCATGTTCATTTCCCCAACAGGTGCTTACGGGCACACGGAAGGTGGTGCCCATCCACTTTTTGGTGGACTTCACGACCAAGCGGCCCCGGGTGCTCATCACCATGCTCTCAACGGACAGATGCGCCTGGGTCTACCGGGGGACATCTACGGCAGGCCAGAACATTTCGGCCACAGGCCCGAACACTATGGACCTTCCTCACTCCACAGCTACAACTCCATGAACTTAAATGTGAACATCACTTCAGCTCCTCACGGAGCCACGGGGGCGTTTTTGAGATACATGAGGCAGCCCATCAAGCAAGAGTTAATCTGCAAATGGATTGACCAGGAGCAAACGTCGAAGAAACCGTGCTCCAAAACTTTCAGCACCATGCACGAGCTGGTGAACCATGTCACCGTGGAACACGTCGGGGGACCCGAGCAGAGCCACCACGTCTGCTTCTGGGAGGAATGTCCGCGCGAGGGCAAAGCGTTTAAAGCGAAGTATAAATTGATCAATCACATCCGAGTTCACACGGGAGAGAAGCCGTTTCCTTGTCCTTTTCCCGGTTGCGGAAAAGTGTTCGCCCGCTCGGAAAACCTTAAGATTCACAAGAGGACTCACACAG gtGAGAAGCCCTTCAAATGCGAGTTCGATGGCTGCGATAGAAAATTTGCCAATAGCAGCGACAGGAAGAAGCACTCCCATGTCCACACGAGTGACAAGCCTTACTACTGCAAAGTCAGAGGCTGTGACAAGTCCTACACGCACCCCAGCTCCTTACGGAAGCACATGAAGGTGCACTGCAagtctcctccacccccaccatcCAATTCGGGGGCAGCGTACCACTCGTCGTCCGCTTCGCTCGGCGACACCCTCTCACCGACCTCCGAGTCCCACAGGAACCGCTCCACGAACCTTTCGCCTCAGGTTACCAACCTCAACGAGTGGTACGTGTGCCAAGGGAGTGCCGTCCCCAACAATCTGCACACACCTTCCAGTGACGTGCCGACATCAGAATCTGATGACGAGGACTCTTTCAGACATTCGGACCCAAGGACAATGCTCTGA